A genomic region of Pseudomonas migulae contains the following coding sequences:
- a CDS encoding glutamine synthetase family protein, whose translation MNVPFDQLLTWLKDHKITEVECVVSDLTGIARGKIAPTNKFLHERGMRLPESVLLQTVTGDFVDDDIYYDLLDPADIDMVCKPVSDAVYVIPWAIEPTAIVIHDTFDKFGNPIELSPRNVLKKVLQLYTDKGWKPIVAPEMEFYLTQRCEDPDLPLKAPLGRSGRAESGRQSFSIDAANEFDPLFEDVYDWCELQGLDLDTLIHEDGPAQMEINFRHGDALDLADQITVFKRTMREAALKHNVAATFMAKPIGDEPGSAMHIHQSVVDIATGKPIFANADGQMSELFLHYIGGLQKYIPKVLPMFAPNVNSFRRFLPDTSAPVNVEWGEENRTVGLRVPTSSPEAMRVENRLPGADANPYLAIAASLLCGYLGMVERIEPSAAVQGRAYERRNLRLPITIEDALTQMEECETIGRYLGDKFVRGYVAVKRAEHENFKRVISSWEREFLLLSV comes from the coding sequence ATGAATGTCCCTTTCGATCAGCTGCTCACGTGGCTGAAAGATCACAAGATTACCGAAGTCGAGTGCGTCGTCAGCGACCTGACCGGCATTGCACGCGGCAAGATTGCACCCACCAACAAGTTCCTGCATGAGCGAGGCATGCGCCTGCCGGAAAGTGTGCTTTTGCAAACGGTAACCGGGGACTTTGTCGACGACGACATCTACTACGACCTGCTCGACCCGGCCGACATCGACATGGTGTGCAAGCCGGTTTCCGATGCGGTCTACGTGATTCCATGGGCCATCGAGCCTACCGCGATCGTGATCCACGACACCTTCGACAAGTTCGGCAACCCGATTGAACTGTCACCACGCAACGTGCTGAAGAAAGTCCTGCAGCTGTACACCGACAAAGGCTGGAAGCCGATTGTCGCGCCGGAAATGGAGTTCTACCTGACCCAGCGCTGCGAAGACCCGGACCTGCCGCTCAAAGCGCCGCTGGGCCGTTCGGGCCGGGCGGAAAGTGGGCGCCAGTCATTTTCCATCGACGCTGCCAACGAATTCGACCCGCTGTTTGAAGACGTCTACGACTGGTGCGAACTGCAGGGCCTGGACCTCGACACGCTGATCCACGAAGACGGCCCGGCGCAGATGGAAATCAACTTCCGTCACGGCGACGCGCTGGACCTGGCCGACCAGATCACCGTGTTCAAACGCACCATGCGCGAGGCAGCGCTCAAGCACAACGTTGCGGCGACGTTCATGGCCAAGCCGATTGGTGATGAGCCGGGCAGCGCCATGCACATCCACCAGAGTGTGGTGGACATCGCCACCGGCAAGCCGATATTCGCCAATGCCGACGGGCAAATGAGCGAGCTGTTCCTGCACTACATTGGCGGCCTGCAGAAATACATCCCCAAAGTGCTGCCGATGTTCGCGCCCAACGTGAACTCGTTCCGCCGCTTCCTGCCCGACACCTCCGCACCGGTGAACGTCGAATGGGGTGAGGAAAACCGCACCGTGGGCCTGCGTGTACCGACCTCCAGCCCCGAGGCGATGCGCGTGGAAAACCGCTTGCCGGGCGCAGATGCCAACCCGTATCTGGCCATCGCTGCCAGCCTGTTGTGCGGCTATCTCGGCATGGTCGAACGCATCGAGCCGAGCGCCGCGGTGCAGGGCCGGGCCTACGAGCGACGCAACCTGCGGCTGCCGATCACCATCGAAGACGCGCTGACGCAGATGGAAGAATGCGAAACCATCGGGCGTTACCTGGGCGACAAGTTTGTCCGCGGTTACGTGGCAGTCAAGCGAGCGGAACACGAGAACTTCAAGCGGGTGATCAGTTCCTGGGAGCGGGAGTTTTTGCTTCTTAGTGTCTAA
- a CDS encoding helix-turn-helix domain-containing protein, translating to MTACNPLQVQAFNTADVAEQIRATPGWVQHYQQMSPGHFAGRVRYLDLQGVEIYEEHMNTRVEQNFSAPEGSLAFCFDRSDNALYVLNEESRNIWITPENYQEIAVVFGPEFVQRHGLNVARLEGLFMAPLNSQQNALFSRWLSGTLTRLAQTLDPPSKEALTQQLLEDCLYILDNACVCLDRSGLQRRTEERAVMKRIGEWAADSPEETLNLLELSQVAGVSLRQLQHAFKAYTGMTPTHWLRLRRLNSAHRELLSRSPMETTVAEVAMQWSFWHLGRFSSSYRALFKELPSETLRR from the coding sequence ATGACAGCGTGCAATCCATTACAGGTCCAAGCGTTCAACACCGCCGATGTCGCCGAGCAGATCCGCGCCACACCGGGTTGGGTCCAGCATTACCAGCAGATGTCGCCGGGGCATTTCGCCGGGCGGGTGCGTTACCTCGACCTGCAGGGCGTAGAGATTTACGAGGAACACATGAACACCCGGGTCGAGCAGAATTTCAGCGCGCCCGAGGGTTCGCTGGCGTTCTGTTTCGATCGCAGCGACAACGCGCTGTACGTGTTGAATGAAGAAAGCCGCAACATCTGGATCACCCCGGAGAACTATCAGGAAATCGCCGTGGTGTTCGGGCCTGAATTCGTTCAGCGCCACGGCCTGAATGTCGCCAGGCTCGAAGGGCTGTTCATGGCGCCGCTGAATTCGCAGCAGAACGCACTGTTCAGTCGCTGGCTCAGCGGGACCTTGACCCGCTTGGCGCAGACCCTCGATCCGCCGAGCAAAGAGGCGTTGACCCAGCAGTTGCTGGAAGACTGTCTGTACATCCTCGACAACGCCTGTGTCTGCCTCGATCGCAGCGGTTTGCAGCGTCGCACCGAAGAGCGGGCGGTGATGAAACGCATCGGCGAATGGGCGGCCGATTCCCCGGAAGAAACCCTGAATCTGCTGGAGCTGTCCCAGGTCGCCGGGGTTTCATTGCGTCAGTTGCAGCACGCGTTCAAGGCCTATACCGGCATGACGCCGACCCACTGGTTGCGCCTGCGCCGCCTCAACAGCGCCCACCGCGAATTGCTCAGCCGCTCGCCCATGGAAACCACCGTGGCCGAAGTGGCGATGCAGTGGTCGTTCTGGCATTTGGGACGGTTTTCCAGCAGTTATCGCGCGCTGTTCAAAGAGCTGCCGAGTGAGACGCTAAGGCGGTAG
- a CDS encoding GntR family transcriptional regulator, with translation MKFAPVYTERQPITAEEEAYNFLLEAICKGRYRTGERLIAEDIAGEIGMSRMPVREAFRRLDADGLVTLRPNRGAIVRGLNIDEMREVFEMRSALEGLAIRVAVEKLTERHFSHLERLLDEMDDYREDGAEWVSRHRAFHEYLCSLSERPRLMRQISALYSVIEPHMRLWLQHADKPRSARDEHASIIAALRSGDPDKAAQVVCEHIEGTIPRLIQFLEAHQ, from the coding sequence ATGAAATTCGCCCCTGTCTACACAGAACGTCAGCCCATCACCGCCGAAGAGGAGGCCTACAACTTCCTGCTCGAAGCCATTTGCAAAGGGCGTTACCGCACCGGCGAGCGGCTGATTGCCGAGGACATCGCCGGTGAAATCGGCATGAGCCGGATGCCGGTGCGCGAAGCCTTTCGGCGTCTTGATGCGGATGGGCTGGTGACCTTACGGCCCAATCGCGGGGCTATCGTCCGCGGCTTGAACATCGACGAAATGCGCGAAGTCTTCGAAATGCGCAGCGCGCTCGAAGGCCTGGCGATCCGGGTGGCGGTGGAGAAACTGACAGAGCGTCATTTCAGTCACCTCGAGCGGTTGCTCGACGAGATGGATGACTACCGCGAAGACGGCGCCGAATGGGTCAGTCGCCATCGCGCCTTCCATGAATACCTGTGCAGCCTCAGCGAACGCCCGCGGCTGATGCGGCAGATCAGCGCGTTGTACTCGGTGATCGAGCCGCACATGCGTCTGTGGCTGCAACACGCCGACAAACCCCGCAGTGCCCGTGACGAACACGCCTCGATTATTGCCGCGCTGCGTTCCGGTGACCCGGACAAAGCGGCGCAAGTGGTGTGCGAACACATCGAAGGCACGATCCCGCGACTGATCCAGTTCCTCGAAGCTCACCAATAG
- a CDS encoding ABC transporter substrate-binding protein, whose product MHKPCALVAVLTMSLCSLSAFAAPELPERLSKSEKIVYCSGMDSPPLVSFDLKQKPVGLQVDMGEAIAKRLRDKKVEWRISPFAGLIPALLAQQCDMIVDQLFDKPERREVIDIVNFMYSSQSIVVPKGNPKSVNTLEDLSGLKVAVSNGSTIRMLLGKENEKLEAAGKAPMKLVVYNVDADAFQALRINQVDAFGTTVESAGHYQQLAPDLFQSAVPAFNRILTGFGVRKSDPQLTVALTEVLQGMRADGSYAALLGKWHVEGDKLD is encoded by the coding sequence ATGCACAAGCCTTGCGCGTTAGTTGCCGTATTGACCATGAGCCTATGTTCCCTGTCGGCGTTCGCCGCCCCCGAATTGCCGGAGCGATTGAGCAAGAGCGAAAAGATCGTCTATTGCTCCGGCATGGACTCGCCACCGCTGGTGTCGTTTGACCTGAAGCAAAAGCCCGTCGGGCTGCAGGTCGATATGGGGGAAGCGATTGCCAAGCGCCTGCGAGACAAGAAAGTCGAATGGCGGATCTCGCCTTTCGCCGGGCTGATCCCGGCACTGCTGGCGCAGCAATGCGACATGATCGTTGACCAGCTGTTCGACAAACCCGAGCGCCGCGAGGTGATCGACATCGTCAACTTCATGTATTCCAGCCAGTCCATCGTGGTGCCCAAGGGCAACCCGAAGTCGGTGAACACGCTGGAAGACCTGTCTGGCCTCAAAGTTGCGGTGAGCAACGGTTCGACCATCCGCATGCTGCTGGGCAAGGAAAACGAAAAGCTCGAAGCGGCCGGCAAGGCACCGATGAAACTGGTGGTCTACAACGTCGACGCCGATGCCTTCCAGGCGCTGCGTATCAACCAGGTAGACGCCTTCGGCACCACAGTGGAATCCGCCGGGCACTATCAGCAGCTCGCCCCGGATCTGTTCCAGTCCGCCGTGCCTGCATTCAACCGCATCCTCACTGGCTTTGGCGTGCGCAAAAGCGACCCGCAACTGACCGTCGCCCTGACCGAAGTCCTGCAAGGCATGCGCGCCGACGGCAGTTACGCCGCGCTCCTCGGTAAATGGCATGTCGAAGGCGACAAACTGGACTGA
- a CDS encoding amino acid ABC transporter permease, translated as MNFNWDVFWQYLLQPSDVYLTGLWLTCLISVSAMLLGCVLGLIGALMKLSRNPLLQYPVRFYVWLMRGTPLLVQIVFLYTALAAGGIFRFEDLDLGWFIVPGNIQAAIIALGLNEGAYMAEIIRAGIGAVDKGQYEAGRSLGMTFPKLMRRIVLPQAFRVIVPPLGNEFNVMLKNTTLVSVIGVQELLLSTQMVTSATFRVFELYLVVAIYFLALTTLWGFFQRWLETRFGQSDRPAPAASRMFGRNTMKLLRGR; from the coding sequence ATGAACTTCAATTGGGATGTGTTCTGGCAGTACCTGCTGCAGCCCAGCGACGTCTACCTGACGGGGTTGTGGCTGACCTGCCTCATCAGCGTGTCGGCCATGTTGCTCGGTTGTGTACTGGGGCTGATTGGCGCTTTGATGAAGCTGTCACGCAATCCGCTGTTGCAGTACCCGGTGCGCTTTTATGTGTGGCTGATGCGTGGCACACCATTGCTGGTGCAGATCGTTTTTCTGTACACGGCGCTGGCGGCCGGCGGGATCTTTCGCTTCGAAGACCTCGACCTCGGCTGGTTCATCGTGCCGGGCAATATCCAGGCGGCGATCATTGCCCTGGGCCTAAACGAAGGCGCCTACATGGCCGAAATCATCCGTGCCGGGATCGGCGCAGTGGACAAGGGTCAATACGAAGCCGGGCGTTCGCTGGGCATGACCTTTCCCAAACTGATGCGCCGCATCGTGCTGCCCCAGGCCTTCCGGGTGATCGTGCCGCCGCTGGGCAACGAGTTCAACGTGATGCTGAAAAACACCACGCTGGTCAGCGTCATCGGCGTGCAGGAACTGCTGCTCAGTACGCAAATGGTCACGTCCGCCACCTTCCGTGTGTTCGAGTTGTACCTGGTGGTCGCGATCTACTTCCTGGCCTTGACCACGCTCTGGGGCTTTTTCCAGCGCTGGCTCGAGACGCGGTTCGGCCAGTCTGACCGGCCGGCGCCCGCCGCCAGTCGCATGTTCGGGCGCAACACCATGAAACTGCTGAGGGGGCGTTGA
- a CDS encoding amino acid ABC transporter ATP-binding protein, with protein MAHMSEELVIEALDIHKSFGDLEILKGISLQVRRGEVVVLIGASGSGKTTFIRCINLLEDIQSGQIRVSGQPMGYRTKANGKQVKDSERNIARQRRDIGMVFQRFNLFPHMTALENIIEAPIQVLGVSRAAAVEQARALLKRVGLAEKADHYPSMLSGGQQQRVAIARALAMKPQAMLFDEPTSALDPETVGEVLQVMKELAEEGMTMVVVTHEMGFAREVADRVVVLDQGELIEQGPPEQIFSQPKHARTRAFLSRVL; from the coding sequence ATGGCGCACATGAGTGAAGAACTGGTCATCGAAGCGCTGGATATTCACAAGTCCTTCGGCGACCTGGAGATTCTCAAGGGCATCTCGCTGCAAGTGCGACGGGGCGAAGTGGTGGTGCTGATCGGCGCGTCCGGTTCCGGCAAAACCACGTTCATCCGCTGCATCAATCTGCTGGAAGACATTCAGTCTGGGCAGATCCGCGTCAGTGGCCAGCCGATGGGCTATCGCACCAAGGCCAACGGCAAGCAGGTGAAGGATTCGGAACGCAACATCGCTCGCCAGCGCCGGGACATCGGCATGGTGTTCCAGCGCTTCAATCTGTTCCCGCACATGACCGCGCTGGAAAACATCATCGAAGCGCCGATCCAGGTGCTGGGCGTGTCGCGCGCGGCGGCAGTGGAGCAGGCGAGGGCGCTGCTCAAGCGCGTAGGGTTGGCGGAAAAAGCCGATCACTACCCGTCGATGTTGTCCGGCGGCCAGCAGCAACGGGTGGCCATCGCCCGTGCGCTGGCGATGAAACCCCAGGCAATGCTGTTCGACGAACCGACCAGCGCCCTTGATCCGGAGACAGTGGGCGAAGTGCTGCAAGTGATGAAGGAACTCGCGGAGGAGGGCATGACCATGGTGGTTGTCACCCACGAAATGGGGTTTGCCCGCGAAGTGGCTGACCGGGTGGTGGTGCTCGATCAAGGCGAGTTGATCGAACAGGGCCCACCCGAACAGATCTTCAGCCAGCCGAAGCACGCCCGTACCCGTGCCTTTCTCAGTCGGGTGCTGTGA
- a CDS encoding gamma-glutamyltransferase family protein, with protein MFKFSAHEYPYASQRQSVFAKRGMVAASQPLAAEAGIEIMRRGGNAIDAAIATAAALTVVEPTGCGIGGDAFALVWTQNKLHGLNANGAAPQGLSIEAVKAAGHEKMPLHGWTPVTVPGCPSAWAELSKRFGRLPFADLLQPAISLARDGFPVSPVVALQWQAALDDFTPDRDEVLDSWFETFLIDGRAPRAGEMFRNPAQARTLSELAATECESLYRGPLAQRLDAHSRATGGYLRASDLQDYRAQWVDPIKVNYRGVDVWEIPPSGQGLVALMTLKILEGFDFDHRDSQQTWHRQLEAMKLAYSDGLHYITDPEHMRVAVDDLLSDHYCAHRRGQIGEQAVAPQPGDPHASGTVYLATADAEGNMVSFIQSNYHGFGSGVVLPDSGIALQNRGEEFSLDPAHSNCLAPGKKTFHTIIPGFLSKDGVAMGPFGVMGGYMQPQGHVQMVMNLVDFGLNPQAALDAPRWQWLGGLKVGIEQSASRDMAAALARRGHEVQVACDLTSYGRGQIILRDPETGVLCGGTEPRTDAHIAVY; from the coding sequence ATGTTCAAATTCTCTGCCCATGAGTATCCCTACGCCTCGCAGCGTCAAAGCGTTTTCGCCAAACGCGGCATGGTCGCCGCCTCACAACCGCTGGCCGCCGAAGCCGGCATTGAAATCATGCGTCGCGGTGGCAATGCCATTGACGCGGCGATTGCTACGGCCGCTGCGTTGACGGTGGTTGAGCCAACCGGTTGCGGTATCGGTGGCGATGCCTTCGCATTGGTCTGGACTCAGAACAAATTGCACGGTTTGAACGCCAACGGCGCTGCGCCACAAGGTCTGAGCATCGAGGCGGTGAAAGCCGCCGGGCATGAAAAAATGCCGCTGCATGGCTGGACGCCAGTGACCGTGCCGGGTTGCCCGTCGGCCTGGGCCGAGCTGTCCAAACGATTCGGACGCCTGCCATTTGCCGACCTGCTGCAACCGGCGATCAGCCTGGCGCGCGATGGTTTTCCGGTGTCCCCCGTGGTCGCCCTGCAATGGCAAGCGGCGCTGGATGACTTCACCCCGGATCGCGACGAAGTACTCGATAGCTGGTTCGAGACCTTTCTGATCGATGGACGCGCACCCCGCGCCGGGGAAATGTTCCGCAACCCGGCGCAAGCCCGGACGTTGTCGGAGTTGGCGGCCACCGAGTGCGAGAGTCTCTATCGCGGCCCGCTGGCGCAACGGCTGGATGCGCATTCCCGGGCCACGGGTGGTTATCTGCGTGCCAGTGACTTGCAGGATTACCGCGCGCAATGGGTCGACCCGATCAAGGTCAACTACAGGGGAGTAGATGTCTGGGAGATTCCACCCAGCGGCCAGGGCCTCGTAGCCTTGATGACCCTGAAAATCCTGGAAGGCTTCGACTTCGATCACCGCGACAGTCAACAGACCTGGCACCGGCAGCTCGAGGCGATGAAACTCGCTTACAGCGACGGCCTGCACTACATCACCGATCCGGAGCACATGCGGGTCGCGGTGGACGATCTGCTCAGCGATCACTATTGCGCGCACCGTCGCGGGCAAATCGGTGAGCAGGCCGTGGCGCCTCAGCCGGGCGATCCTCACGCCAGTGGCACGGTGTACCTGGCCACCGCCGATGCCGAGGGCAACATGGTCTCGTTCATCCAGAGTAACTATCACGGCTTCGGCTCCGGCGTAGTGTTGCCCGACAGCGGCATCGCCCTGCAAAACCGTGGTGAAGAGTTCAGCCTTGATCCCGCACATTCCAACTGCCTGGCACCCGGCAAGAAAACCTTCCACACCATCATCCCGGGCTTCCTGAGCAAGGACGGCGTAGCCATGGGGCCGTTCGGCGTGATGGGCGGCTACATGCAACCCCAGGGACATGTGCAGATGGTCATGAACCTCGTGGATTTCGGCCTCAACCCGCAAGCAGCGCTGGATGCACCTCGCTGGCAATGGCTGGGCGGCTTGAAAGTCGGCATCGAGCAAAGCGCTTCGCGGGATATGGCCGCAGCACTGGCACGGCGCGGACATGAGGTGCAGGTGGCGTGCGACCTGACCAGCTACGGGCGCGGGCAGATTATCCTGCGCGATCCCGAAACCGGCGTGTTATGTGGAGGCACCGAGCCGAGAACGGATGCGCATATCGCCGTTTATTGA
- a CDS encoding YMGG-like glycine zipper-containing protein: protein MNSLSSLGLCAALSIAATPAWAETVVPMQGQTSQQTQLDIDACHNVAASQTSTTPPASGGRLKGAAVGAAAGAAGAQVRGRQHDEFYDRVDDDVKQDYRQNRAKETAAAGAVVGASRQRQERRAQQKTAASTSSTAYTSCLQGKGYQVNP, encoded by the coding sequence ATGAACAGCTTGTCTTCCCTTGGTCTGTGCGCCGCGCTGTCGATTGCCGCCACGCCGGCGTGGGCCGAAACGGTGGTCCCGATGCAGGGCCAGACGTCGCAACAAACCCAGCTGGATATCGACGCCTGCCACAACGTCGCCGCCAGCCAGACTTCAACGACGCCGCCGGCATCCGGTGGGCGCCTGAAAGGTGCGGCAGTCGGTGCCGCTGCCGGAGCCGCTGGGGCTCAGGTTCGCGGGCGTCAGCACGATGAGTTTTATGACCGTGTGGATGACGACGTGAAGCAGGATTATCGGCAGAACCGCGCGAAAGAGACGGCCGCCGCGGGTGCGGTGGTGGGTGCATCGCGTCAACGCCAGGAACGCCGGGCGCAGCAGAAAACCGCCGCGTCCACCAGTTCGACGGCCTATACCAGTTGCCTGCAAGGCAAGGGGTATCAGGTTAATCCCTGA
- a CDS encoding DUF2955 domain-containing protein has translation MPTKRTPREQRALRLAMGTALCLAASFGLALPIPFIAPVLALLLLASVNRPLPLKAGLVLAVAAMLTTGVGLLLIPLLRYYPVSGVLLIGVCLFLVFRFGLRGGNNLIVTFLVIGLTMISSAGVAEFDLAAMVIGALVKGLLLAVMMVTVSHWLFPDPPNAPSPPAPPLLPAEEVSRVALRATLIVLPAFLLALIDPASYLPIILKAVGLGQQSSTTARNAGRELVGSTLLAGVLAVMFWSALSLFVHLWMFFLWMLLFGLILARKLYALSPTRLSPGFWLNTLITMIILLGQSVQDSLAGKDVYTAFAVRMGLFILVTLYACLMVYLLDQRPPKRVQGLT, from the coding sequence ATGCCTACTAAGCGCACGCCCCGGGAGCAGCGCGCACTGCGTCTGGCCATGGGCACCGCGTTGTGTCTCGCCGCCAGTTTCGGTCTGGCATTGCCGATTCCGTTTATTGCGCCGGTGTTGGCGCTGTTGCTCCTCGCCTCTGTCAATCGCCCGCTACCGCTCAAGGCGGGATTGGTGCTGGCCGTGGCTGCGATGCTGACCACCGGCGTCGGCCTGTTGTTGATTCCGCTCCTGCGTTATTACCCGGTCAGCGGCGTGCTGCTGATCGGCGTCTGTCTGTTCCTGGTGTTTCGCTTTGGATTGCGCGGCGGCAACAACCTGATCGTCACCTTCCTGGTGATCGGCCTGACCATGATTTCTTCGGCCGGTGTCGCGGAGTTCGACCTCGCGGCAATGGTTATCGGTGCGTTGGTCAAAGGATTGCTCCTCGCCGTGATGATGGTGACGGTGAGTCACTGGCTGTTTCCCGACCCGCCCAACGCGCCGTCGCCACCCGCTCCCCCTCTATTACCGGCGGAAGAAGTCAGCCGGGTTGCGCTGCGTGCAACCCTGATCGTGCTGCCGGCGTTTTTGCTGGCACTGATCGATCCGGCGAGCTACCTGCCGATCATCCTGAAGGCGGTCGGCCTGGGTCAGCAGAGTTCCACGACTGCCCGCAACGCCGGTCGCGAACTGGTCGGTTCGACCCTGCTGGCCGGCGTGCTGGCGGTGATGTTCTGGAGTGCGCTCAGCCTGTTTGTGCACCTGTGGATGTTTTTCCTGTGGATGCTGCTGTTCGGTCTGATCCTGGCACGCAAGCTCTACGCTCTGAGCCCTACCCGCTTGAGCCCGGGATTCTGGCTGAACACCCTGATCACGATGATTATCCTGCTCGGTCAGTCGGTGCAGGACAGCCTCGCGGGCAAGGACGTCTACACGGCTTTCGCCGTGCGCATGGGGCTGTTTATTCTGGTGACACTGTATGCGTGCCTGATGGTTTATCTGCTGGATCAGCGACCACCAAAACGTGTTCAGGGATTAACCTGA
- a CDS encoding HlyD family secretion protein codes for MSEAAPPSPKTPEPPADPAKKGIKWVLLVIVLSLAWYLAADRFTPYTQQARVGAFVIPVAAEVAGRVIRVNVRNNQDVKAGDVLFEVDPQPFQIAVDRARADLESTRRQIGASTAGIASAQANLRAAQANELKARQDNQRLEGLYRDDPGTISVRLLEVSRANREQAVSQVAAARAEVQRAREQEGGSDEDNALLRSAATALSKAELDLANTQIRARSAGLITDLRTDAGQFAAVGSPVMTLIAIHDVWISADMTENNLGLVRLDTPVAIVLDALPGEVFDGRVRSVGYGVSVGQTPAPGTLPSVQNSRDWLRPAQRFPVIIEFSEESKARLRDSRAMRAGGQAEVMAFPTQGNPLNPLGRLFLGLMSWLSYAY; via the coding sequence ATGAGTGAAGCCGCCCCGCCCTCCCCCAAAACGCCCGAGCCGCCTGCGGACCCCGCGAAAAAAGGCATCAAATGGGTGTTGCTGGTCATCGTCCTGAGCCTGGCCTGGTACCTGGCGGCTGACCGGTTCACGCCTTACACCCAGCAGGCCCGGGTGGGTGCCTTTGTCATTCCGGTGGCTGCGGAAGTGGCCGGTCGGGTCATTCGCGTCAACGTGCGCAACAACCAGGACGTCAAGGCCGGCGACGTTCTGTTCGAGGTGGATCCCCAGCCGTTTCAAATCGCCGTCGACCGTGCCCGCGCAGACCTCGAATCGACACGCCGACAGATCGGCGCCAGCACCGCCGGCATTGCCTCGGCACAAGCCAATTTGCGCGCTGCACAAGCCAATGAGCTCAAGGCGCGCCAGGACAATCAGCGCCTTGAGGGGCTGTATCGCGATGACCCCGGAACCATTTCCGTGCGCCTGCTCGAAGTGTCTCGCGCCAACCGCGAACAAGCCGTCAGTCAGGTCGCCGCCGCCCGTGCCGAAGTCCAGCGCGCGCGTGAGCAGGAAGGTGGCAGCGACGAAGATAACGCTCTGCTGCGTAGCGCCGCCACGGCGTTGTCGAAAGCCGAACTGGACCTGGCCAATACGCAGATTCGCGCACGTTCGGCAGGCTTGATCACCGACTTGCGCACCGATGCCGGGCAGTTCGCCGCCGTCGGCAGTCCGGTCATGACCCTGATCGCCATCCACGATGTGTGGATCAGTGCCGACATGACCGAAAACAACCTCGGTCTGGTCAGGCTCGATACACCGGTGGCGATCGTTCTGGATGCGCTGCCGGGCGAAGTGTTCGACGGGCGCGTGCGCAGTGTCGGCTACGGCGTCAGTGTCGGTCAGACGCCGGCACCCGGCACGCTGCCCAGTGTGCAGAACAGCCGCGACTGGTTGCGTCCGGCCCAGCGATTTCCGGTGATCATCGAGTTCTCCGAGGAATCCAAAGCGCGGCTACGCGACAGCCGTGCGATGCGTGCCGGCGGCCAGGCTGAAGTCATGGCTTTCCCGACCCAAGGCAATCCGTTGAACCCGCTCGGCCGTCTGTTTCTCGGCCTGATGAGCTGGCTGTCGTATGCCTACTAA